From a single Anomaloglossus baeobatrachus isolate aAnoBae1 chromosome 4, aAnoBae1.hap1, whole genome shotgun sequence genomic region:
- the UQCRQ gene encoding cytochrome b-c1 complex subunit 8: protein MGLHFGDLAKVRHIITFTLSPFEQRAFANILSKGIPNTWRRFSSNFLTIAPPFTLAFLIYNWGTHEHQRLKRKDPSLYENDQ from the exons ATGGGGCTGCACTTCGGAGACTTAGCCAAGGTCCGGCATATCATCACTTTCACATTATCTCCATTTGAACAGAGAGCGTTTGCCAACATCCTCTCCAAAGGGATCCCAAATACGTGGAGGAGGTTCTCATCCAACTTTCTTACCATAGCGCCAC CCTTCACTTTGGCATTTTTGATCTACAATTGGGGAACTCATGAACATCAAAGACTCAAGAGGAAGGATCCATCCCTGTATGAGAATGACCAGTAA